A stretch of the Actinomyces faecalis genome encodes the following:
- the cydB gene encoding cytochrome d ubiquinol oxidase subunit II: protein MTLLSILWFILIAVLWIGYLTLEGFDFGVGMLLKILGRNEQERRAMMKTIGPHWDGNEVWLLTAGGATFAAFPEWYGTLFSGAYLVLFLILLCLIVRICAIEWRSKINSQKWRDNWDWAHTVSTWLPAILWGAAFANLVQGMKIEVVEVVSRNVVDPALIDSDMLIPGASHELTGGFFSLLTPFTILGGLVTCTLFLTHGALYTALKTAGELSARAEAFARKSAIVSTALCAVWALWAQIQFSPNVLSWIPLVVAAVFLIASLLMTYKGRQGWAFALHFGGIAFAVVFIFAAMAPDVMRSTIDPAYSLTIGQAASDDTTLAIMTVAAVIFVPVVLFYTIWGYKVFSKRVNAEKIDPNEGGLHPTKVRDSAQPEAAVGY, encoded by the coding sequence ATGACGCTGCTTTCCATCCTCTGGTTCATCCTCATCGCCGTCCTGTGGATCGGCTACCTCACCCTTGAGGGCTTCGACTTCGGTGTCGGCATGCTGCTCAAGATCCTCGGCCGCAACGAGCAGGAGCGGCGAGCCATGATGAAGACCATCGGCCCGCACTGGGACGGAAACGAGGTCTGGCTGCTCACCGCCGGTGGCGCCACCTTCGCCGCCTTCCCGGAGTGGTACGGCACCCTGTTCTCGGGTGCCTACCTGGTCCTCTTCCTCATCCTGCTGTGCCTGATCGTCCGCATCTGCGCCATCGAGTGGCGCAGCAAGATCAACTCCCAGAAGTGGCGTGACAACTGGGACTGGGCGCACACCGTCTCCACCTGGCTCCCCGCCATCCTGTGGGGTGCTGCCTTCGCCAACCTGGTCCAGGGCATGAAGATCGAGGTCGTCGAGGTCGTCTCTCGCAACGTTGTCGACCCCGCTCTCATCGACTCCGACATGCTCATCCCGGGCGCCTCCCACGAGCTGACCGGTGGCTTCTTCAGCCTCCTGACCCCCTTCACCATCCTGGGTGGTCTGGTCACCTGCACGCTGTTCCTCACCCACGGTGCGCTCTACACCGCGCTCAAGACCGCCGGGGAGCTGTCCGCTCGCGCCGAGGCCTTCGCCCGCAAGTCGGCGATCGTCTCCACCGCGCTGTGCGCCGTGTGGGCGCTGTGGGCGCAGATCCAGTTCTCGCCCAACGTCCTGTCCTGGATCCCGCTGGTCGTCGCCGCAGTCTTCCTCATCGCCTCGCTGCTGATGACCTACAAGGGCCGTCAGGGCTGGGCCTTCGCCCTCCACTTCGGTGGGATCGCATTCGCCGTCGTCTTCATCTTCGCCGCCATGGCCCCCGACGTCATGCGCTCGACGATCGACCCGGCCTACTCCCTGACCATCGGCCAGGCCGCCTCCGATGACACCACCCTGGCGATCATGACGGTGGCTGCGGTCATCTTCGTGCCGGTCGTGCTCTTCTACACGATCTGGGGCTACAAGGTCTTCTCCAAGCGCGTCAACGCCGAGAAGATCGACCCCAACGAGGGCGGCCTGCACCCCACCAAGGTGCGCGACTCCGCCCAGCCAGAGGCCGCCGTCGGCTACTGA
- a CDS encoding cytochrome ubiquinol oxidase subunit I, whose product MVLTPLALDSLDLARWQFGITTVYHFILVPLTIGLAPLVALMETLYNRTGNKQWLVATKFFGKILLINFALGVATGIVQEFQFGMNWSEYSRFVGNIFGAPLAFEALLAFFLESTFMGLWIFGWDRLSPKLHNLCIWMVAIGVNISALFILGANSWMQRPVGAKVDPDTGRAVLDGIGGFFEVLGNPLLWTTFFHTITTSFLVAGAIILGVSVWWMTKAAKAKQEFEARELWRRMTRFGAITMVIAGVLCMVSGHFQGQLVVKEQPAKMAAAEMLCESAQGAGFTVAAFGSCEDGSASHIITIPKVYSFMATNDPNAEVMGLKEAQEMYASNYGATDAAGNEIDYTPHEMTTFWSFRAMIGLGGLSVLIGLVTLWLIRKDRLITSSGYGKLALWSMGLPFLAATFGWIFTEIGRQPWVVAPNLASFEAGDPVGQVYMLTQQGVSTVVSSGTVLTSMVIFTLLYAGLGVIWFMLLRRYIREGVRTQTEKTSVTSEQATQAAPALSFEY is encoded by the coding sequence GTGGTCCTCACACCCTTGGCGCTGGACTCCCTCGACCTCGCTCGTTGGCAGTTCGGCATCACGACCGTCTACCACTTCATCCTCGTCCCTCTGACGATCGGTCTCGCACCGCTGGTGGCGTTGATGGAGACCCTCTACAACCGCACCGGCAACAAGCAGTGGCTCGTGGCCACCAAGTTCTTCGGCAAGATCCTGCTGATCAACTTCGCCCTAGGCGTGGCCACGGGTATCGTCCAGGAGTTCCAGTTCGGCATGAACTGGTCGGAGTACTCCCGCTTCGTCGGTAACATCTTCGGCGCTCCCCTTGCCTTTGAGGCTCTGCTCGCCTTCTTCCTCGAGTCCACCTTCATGGGCCTGTGGATCTTCGGCTGGGACCGCCTGTCCCCGAAGCTGCACAACCTGTGCATCTGGATGGTGGCCATCGGCGTCAACATCTCCGCCCTGTTCATCCTGGGTGCCAACTCCTGGATGCAGCGCCCGGTGGGGGCCAAGGTTGACCCTGACACCGGACGCGCCGTGCTTGACGGCATCGGCGGCTTCTTCGAGGTCCTGGGCAACCCCCTGCTGTGGACCACCTTCTTCCACACCATCACCACCTCCTTCCTGGTGGCCGGCGCCATCATCCTGGGCGTGTCCGTGTGGTGGATGACCAAGGCGGCCAAGGCCAAGCAGGAGTTCGAGGCGCGCGAGCTGTGGCGCCGCATGACCCGCTTCGGTGCGATCACCATGGTGATCGCCGGAGTGCTGTGCATGGTCTCGGGCCACTTCCAGGGCCAGCTGGTCGTCAAGGAGCAGCCCGCCAAGATGGCGGCTGCCGAGATGCTGTGCGAGAGCGCCCAGGGTGCCGGCTTCACCGTCGCCGCCTTCGGTTCATGTGAGGACGGCTCCGCCTCCCACATCATCACCATTCCCAAGGTCTACTCCTTTATGGCCACCAATGACCCCAACGCCGAGGTCATGGGTCTCAAAGAGGCTCAGGAGATGTACGCCAGCAACTACGGGGCTACTGACGCCGCGGGCAACGAGATCGACTACACCCCCCACGAGATGACGACCTTCTGGTCCTTCCGCGCCATGATCGGCCTGGGTGGGCTCAGCGTCCTGATCGGCCTGGTCACCCTGTGGCTCATCCGCAAGGACCGTCTCATCACCTCCTCGGGCTACGGCAAGCTCGCCCTGTGGTCGATGGGCCTGCCCTTCCTGGCTGCCACCTTCGGCTGGATCTTTACCGAGATCGGCCGTCAGCCGTGGGTCGTGGCCCCCAACCTCGCCTCCTTCGAGGCCGGAGACCCGGTTGGCCAGGTCTACATGCTGACCCAGCAGGGCGTGTCAACCGTGGTCTCCTCGGGCACGGTCCTGACCTCGATGGTCATCTTCACCCTCCTGTACGCCGGGCTCGGCGTCATCTGGTTCATGCTCCTGCGCCGCTACATCCGTGAGGGTGTGCGCACGCAGACGGAGAAGACCTCGGTGACCTCCGAGCAGGCTACCCAGGCCGCTCCTGCTCTGTCCTTCGAGTACTGA
- a CDS encoding Rne/Rng family ribonuclease — MVETLVAPQEPEDEPAQASEEDVAQPAEVQSSTGSVDSAPSASSADGAPEDDDHTDQDDEPRSAEQDDAGDDEEEDAGSFLPAASLLFQAPDPARARRRRKVTAAQAAPAAAPEPEEPGNEERGAADTGSEPQPEGEEARPARRGRRRRKATAAQAAPEQAPEPTASASPAGSADDASSQEEPEEREDRDDSEESAGGRRKRRRGGRGRRSRSRGEGSSEPEETQDEDVSQDESRETETSSADETAEDGEANGEESSPSSRRRRRRRSRSRSDSGRDVRDEVTALKGSTRLEAKRQRRREGRAAGRRRPVVTEAEFLARRESVDRQMIVREQDGLNQIAVLEDGTLVEHYVARHTQTSMVGNVYVGRVQNVLPSMEAAFVDLGKGRNAVLYAGEVNWDAAGMEGRPRRIEDALKSGDTVLVQVTKDPIGHKGARLTSQVTLAGRYLVLVPGGTMTGISRKLPDTERHRLKGILKRIVPDDAGVIVRTAAEGASEEQLRADVERLATQWAAIDKKAKQVLSGSGRAPVLLKGEPELAVRVVRDVFNEDFRQLIVQGPDAWKTISEYVTELSPDLADRLEHWVSPEDVFSAHRIDEQLAKGFDRKVWLPSGGTLIIDRTEAMTVIDVNTGRFTGAGGTLEETVTRNNLEAAEEIVRQLRLRDIGGMVVIDFVDMVLESNRDLVLRRLVECLGRDRTRHQVTEVTSLGLVQMTRKRVGQGLVEAFSTPCECCGGRGFIVHENPVENQQADMSASRGSKGRRGKGESESGSKARGRGRKGPDADDVADDATRAAVRGALAQIAAAAEHAHKDAAEHAQDAEPETRESAESAEVSED, encoded by the coding sequence GTGGTGGAGACCCTCGTGGCTCCCCAGGAGCCTGAGGACGAGCCGGCCCAGGCCTCGGAGGAGGACGTCGCCCAGCCTGCCGAGGTGCAGTCCTCGACGGGCTCGGTCGACTCCGCCCCGTCCGCGTCCTCGGCTGACGGGGCGCCTGAGGACGACGACCACACCGACCAGGACGACGAGCCCCGGTCTGCTGAGCAGGATGACGCTGGCGACGACGAGGAGGAGGATGCTGGCTCCTTCCTGCCGGCAGCCTCCCTGCTCTTCCAGGCGCCCGACCCCGCGCGAGCCCGTCGCCGCCGCAAGGTGACGGCTGCGCAGGCGGCTCCGGCCGCCGCACCGGAGCCGGAGGAACCCGGCAACGAGGAGCGCGGGGCCGCGGACACGGGCAGCGAGCCTCAGCCTGAGGGCGAGGAGGCTCGGCCGGCTCGCCGTGGCCGCCGTCGTCGCAAGGCCACCGCTGCCCAGGCGGCTCCTGAGCAGGCACCTGAGCCCACTGCCTCGGCCTCGCCCGCCGGCTCGGCTGACGATGCCTCCTCCCAGGAGGAGCCTGAGGAGCGAGAGGACCGGGACGACTCGGAGGAGAGCGCCGGCGGTCGCCGCAAGCGGCGCCGTGGGGGGCGCGGGCGCCGCTCACGCTCTCGTGGTGAGGGCTCCTCCGAGCCCGAGGAGACCCAGGACGAGGACGTCTCGCAGGACGAGTCCCGCGAGACGGAGACCTCGTCCGCTGACGAGACGGCCGAGGACGGGGAGGCGAACGGCGAGGAGAGCTCGCCGAGCTCACGCCGTCGTCGCCGTCGTCGCTCCCGCTCACGCTCGGACTCCGGCCGCGACGTGCGTGACGAGGTGACGGCCCTCAAGGGCTCGACCCGTCTGGAGGCCAAGCGCCAGCGTCGCCGGGAGGGGCGTGCCGCGGGACGTCGTCGGCCTGTCGTCACCGAGGCGGAGTTCCTGGCTCGCCGTGAGTCCGTGGACCGTCAGATGATCGTGCGCGAGCAGGACGGTCTCAACCAGATCGCCGTCCTGGAGGACGGGACGCTGGTCGAGCACTACGTCGCCCGCCACACCCAGACCTCGATGGTCGGCAACGTCTACGTCGGTCGCGTCCAGAACGTGCTTCCCTCGATGGAGGCTGCCTTCGTCGACCTGGGCAAGGGCCGTAACGCCGTGCTCTACGCCGGCGAGGTCAACTGGGACGCCGCCGGCATGGAAGGCAGGCCCCGCCGTATCGAGGACGCGCTCAAGAGCGGGGACACCGTCCTGGTCCAGGTCACCAAGGACCCGATCGGTCACAAGGGCGCGCGCCTGACCAGCCAGGTCACGCTGGCCGGTCGGTACCTGGTGCTCGTGCCCGGCGGCACGATGACCGGGATCTCGCGCAAGCTCCCGGACACCGAGCGCCACCGTCTCAAGGGGATCCTCAAGCGCATCGTCCCTGACGACGCCGGCGTCATCGTGCGCACGGCGGCTGAGGGCGCCAGCGAGGAGCAGCTGCGGGCCGACGTCGAGCGCCTGGCCACCCAGTGGGCGGCGATCGACAAGAAGGCCAAGCAGGTCCTGTCCGGGTCCGGACGCGCCCCCGTCCTGCTCAAGGGGGAGCCCGAGCTGGCCGTGCGAGTGGTGCGTGACGTCTTCAACGAGGACTTCCGTCAGCTCATCGTCCAGGGGCCTGACGCCTGGAAGACCATCTCCGAGTACGTCACCGAGCTCAGCCCCGACCTGGCGGACCGCCTGGAGCACTGGGTGAGCCCCGAGGACGTCTTCAGCGCCCACCGCATCGACGAGCAGCTGGCCAAGGGATTTGACCGCAAGGTCTGGCTGCCCAGCGGCGGTACGCTCATCATCGACCGCACCGAGGCCATGACAGTCATCGACGTCAACACCGGGCGCTTCACCGGTGCCGGTGGCACCCTGGAGGAGACGGTCACCCGTAACAACCTCGAGGCGGCCGAGGAGATCGTCCGCCAGCTGCGGCTGCGGGACATCGGCGGCATGGTGGTCATCGACTTCGTCGACATGGTCCTGGAGTCCAACCGCGACCTGGTGCTGCGCCGTCTGGTGGAGTGCCTGGGGCGCGACCGCACCCGACACCAGGTCACTGAGGTCACGAGCCTGGGCCTGGTCCAGATGACGCGCAAGCGTGTGGGACAGGGGCTGGTCGAGGCCTTCTCCACGCCGTGCGAGTGCTGCGGCGGGCGAGGCTTCATCGTCCACGAGAACCCTGTGGAGAACCAGCAGGCGGACATGTCCGCCTCGCGCGGCTCCAAGGGACGACGCGGCAAGGGGGAGAGCGAGTCCGGTAGCAAGGCTCGCGGTCGGGGCCGCAAGGGGCCTGACGCCGACGACGTCGCTGACGACGCCACGCGTGCCGCCGTCCGCGGTGCGCTGGCTCAGATCGCGGCGGCGGCCGAGCACGCCCACAAGGACGCTGCTGAGCACGCTCAGGACGCCGAGCCTGAGACACGCGAGTCCGCTGAGTCCGCTGAGGTCTCAGAGGACTGA
- the rplU gene encoding 50S ribosomal protein L21: MSIQVVYAIVKAGGRQEKVSVGDVVVVDKLAGEIGDEVTLAPVMLVDGDAVTTAAADLAKSSVKAEIIGDEKGPKINILKFKNKTGFRKRQGHRAQLTAVKVTAIK, translated from the coding sequence ATGAGCATTCAAGTGGTCTACGCGATCGTCAAGGCCGGCGGCCGTCAGGAGAAGGTCTCCGTCGGCGACGTCGTGGTTGTCGACAAGCTTGCCGGTGAGATCGGCGACGAGGTCACCCTCGCCCCCGTCATGCTTGTGGACGGCGACGCGGTGACCACCGCTGCTGCCGACCTGGCCAAGTCCTCCGTCAAGGCCGAGATCATCGGCGACGAGAAGGGCCCCAAGATCAACATCCTCAAGTTCAAGAACAAGACGGGCTTCCGCAAGCGTCAGGGTCACCGCGCCCAGCTGACGGCCGTCAAGGTCACCGCGATCAAGTGA
- the rpmA gene encoding 50S ribosomal protein L27, which yields MAHKKGLGSSRNGRDSNAQRLGVKRFGGQFVGAGEIIVRQRGTHFHPGNNVGRGNDDTLFATAAGNVEFGTYRGRKVVNVVAAEA from the coding sequence ATGGCACACAAGAAGGGTCTTGGTTCCTCCCGTAACGGCCGTGACTCGAACGCCCAGCGCCTGGGTGTCAAGCGCTTCGGCGGCCAGTTCGTCGGCGCCGGTGAGATCATCGTCCGCCAGCGCGGCACGCACTTCCACCCCGGCAACAACGTGGGTCGCGGCAACGACGACACCCTGTTCGCCACCGCTGCCGGCAACGTCGAGTTCGGCACGTACCGCGGCCGCAAGGTCGTCAACGTCGTGGCTGCCGAGGCCTGA
- the obgE gene encoding GTPase ObgE, whose translation MPSFIDRVVLHVAGGDGGNGCTSIHREKFKPLAGPDGGDGGHGGDVALVADPDVTTLLSYHRSPHRSAKNGTPGMGSWRRGVDGEDLVLPVPTGTVVKTPQGEVLADLVAAGDRVVVAAGGTGGRGNFSLASSRRRAPGFHLLGEPGDRLDVVLELKTIADVALVGYPSAGKSSLIAAMSAARPKIADYPFTTLVPNLGVVEAGATRYTIADVPGLIPGASQGKGLGLDFLRHIERCAVIVHVLDCATLEPGRDPLSDLDIIESELAAYASRLGPTESDPALTGRVPLMERPRVVVLNKVDVPEAEELAELVREDIEARGLKVFVVSAVAHTGLRPLSFALAELVEAARAAQPEIAAPERPVIRPVAVGRRGGEAVAQVALIRHPSEGQVYQVRGDKPERWVRQTDFTNNEAVGYLADRLATAGVEDELVRAGAHAGDCVLIGEVDGGVLFTWEPTVTAGAELLGARGTDVRVEDYHRRTNVERREQYHASMDAKEAARRQLREEAAEGLWTDPSWDEDSR comes from the coding sequence ATGCCCAGCTTCATCGACCGAGTGGTCCTCCACGTGGCTGGAGGCGACGGCGGCAACGGCTGTACCTCGATCCACCGCGAGAAGTTCAAGCCGCTGGCCGGCCCCGACGGCGGCGACGGCGGTCACGGCGGCGACGTCGCCCTCGTGGCCGATCCTGACGTCACCACGCTGCTGAGCTACCACCGATCACCCCACCGCAGTGCGAAGAACGGCACCCCCGGCATGGGCAGCTGGCGTCGCGGCGTGGACGGGGAGGACCTGGTCCTGCCCGTGCCGACCGGCACCGTGGTCAAGACGCCTCAGGGCGAGGTCCTTGCGGACCTCGTCGCAGCCGGTGACCGGGTCGTCGTGGCAGCGGGTGGTACCGGCGGGCGCGGCAACTTCTCCCTGGCCTCCTCAAGGCGCCGAGCCCCGGGCTTCCACCTCCTGGGCGAGCCGGGGGACCGCCTGGACGTGGTCCTGGAGCTCAAGACCATCGCGGACGTGGCGCTCGTGGGGTACCCAAGCGCCGGGAAGTCCTCCCTCATCGCAGCCATGAGCGCCGCACGGCCCAAGATCGCCGACTACCCCTTCACCACCCTCGTGCCCAACCTCGGCGTGGTCGAGGCGGGTGCCACTCGCTACACCATCGCCGACGTCCCGGGCCTCATTCCCGGGGCCTCCCAGGGCAAGGGGCTCGGTCTGGACTTCCTGCGCCACATCGAGCGCTGCGCGGTGATCGTGCACGTCCTGGACTGCGCCACGCTGGAGCCGGGGCGCGACCCTCTCAGCGACCTGGACATCATCGAGTCCGAGCTCGCCGCCTACGCCTCGCGCCTGGGGCCCACGGAGTCGGACCCGGCCCTGACCGGGCGCGTGCCGCTGATGGAGCGGCCGCGCGTGGTCGTGCTCAACAAGGTGGACGTTCCTGAGGCCGAGGAGCTCGCCGAGCTCGTCCGTGAGGACATCGAGGCACGTGGGCTCAAGGTCTTCGTCGTCTCGGCCGTGGCTCACACCGGGCTACGCCCGCTGTCCTTCGCCCTGGCCGAGCTCGTCGAGGCAGCGCGCGCCGCCCAGCCTGAGATCGCCGCCCCCGAGCGCCCAGTGATCCGGCCGGTCGCCGTGGGCCGGCGGGGCGGGGAGGCCGTGGCGCAGGTCGCGCTCATCCGGCACCCCAGCGAGGGGCAGGTCTACCAGGTTCGTGGGGACAAGCCGGAGCGCTGGGTGCGCCAGACCGACTTCACCAACAACGAGGCAGTGGGTTACCTCGCTGACCGCCTGGCGACCGCAGGCGTGGAGGACGAGCTCGTGCGGGCCGGTGCCCACGCCGGGGACTGCGTGCTCATCGGCGAGGTCGACGGCGGTGTCCTGTTCACCTGGGAACCGACCGTCACCGCCGGCGCCGAGCTCCTGGGGGCGCGCGGTACGGACGTGCGTGTGGAGGACTACCACCGTCGCACCAACGTCGAGCGCCGCGAGCAGTACCACGCCTCGATGGACGCCAAGGAGGCCGCGCGTCGTCAGCTGCGCGAGGAGGCGGCCGAGGGGCTGTGGACCGACCCGTCCTGGGACGAGGACAGCCGGTGA
- the proB gene encoding glutamate 5-kinase, whose protein sequence is MSAQDTGRTATTRPTALPAGARLVLKVGSSSLTREDGGLNLNRIDILTRLIASLRRRGHDVVLVSSGAVAAGLPALGMEERPSELRLLQAAASVGQGRLVSRWQTAMSTYGQVTAQVLLTSQDVAVRRHYRTVRATFDALLSMGAVPVVNENDAVANAEFSLGDNDHLAALVAHLVSADVLVLLTDVDGMWTARPGTPGATPIRYVPDVTHLEGVNVDVRGSALGTGGMRTKLQAATIACASGTDTVIASADDAVRLLGPDGVPEDLGTWFSATGPHRPSRRLWMAHASVPEGRVLIDAGAAQALTVGKKSLLLPGVTGVSGDFESGAVVEVVGPDGVLARGICRYSAAELDEVLQARRNGGEVPDHVAPVVHRDDLAELPHGLGA, encoded by the coding sequence GTGAGCGCGCAGGACACCGGCCGCACCGCGACGACCCGTCCCACCGCGCTGCCGGCCGGCGCGCGGCTGGTGCTCAAGGTGGGGTCCTCCTCCCTCACGCGCGAGGACGGCGGACTCAACCTCAACCGGATCGACATCCTCACCCGGCTCATCGCCAGCCTGCGACGACGCGGACACGACGTCGTCCTCGTCTCCTCAGGCGCAGTGGCGGCCGGGCTGCCGGCGCTGGGTATGGAGGAGCGTCCCAGCGAGCTGCGCCTGCTCCAGGCGGCGGCGAGCGTGGGCCAGGGGCGACTCGTCTCGCGCTGGCAGACGGCGATGAGCACCTACGGCCAGGTCACCGCCCAGGTCCTGCTCACGTCCCAGGACGTCGCGGTACGACGTCACTACCGCACCGTGCGCGCCACCTTCGACGCGCTGCTGTCCATGGGGGCGGTGCCGGTGGTCAACGAGAACGACGCCGTGGCCAACGCCGAGTTCAGCCTGGGGGACAACGACCACCTGGCCGCGCTGGTGGCCCACCTGGTCAGCGCGGACGTCCTGGTGCTCCTCACTGACGTCGACGGGATGTGGACGGCCAGGCCGGGCACGCCGGGAGCCACCCCGATCCGGTACGTCCCGGACGTGACGCACCTGGAGGGTGTCAACGTCGACGTGCGCGGCTCCGCCCTGGGCACTGGAGGCATGCGCACCAAGCTGCAGGCCGCGACGATCGCCTGCGCCTCGGGTACGGACACCGTCATCGCCAGCGCGGACGACGCCGTCAGGCTGCTGGGGCCCGACGGCGTCCCGGAGGACCTGGGGACCTGGTTCTCGGCCACCGGGCCGCACCGACCCAGCCGCCGGCTGTGGATGGCCCACGCCTCGGTGCCGGAGGGGCGGGTCCTTATCGATGCCGGCGCCGCCCAGGCGCTGACGGTGGGTAAGAAGTCGCTGCTGCTGCCCGGGGTCACCGGGGTGTCCGGCGACTTCGAGTCCGGAGCGGTTGTCGAGGTCGTGGGCCCCGACGGCGTGCTGGCGCGAGGTATCTGCCGCTACTCGGCTGCCGAGCTCGACGAGGTCCTGCAGGCTCGCCGCAACGGGGGTGAGGTCCCGGACCACGTGGCTCCGGTGGTCCACCGTGACGACCTCGCCGAGCTGCCTCACGGGCTCGGAGCCTGA
- a CDS encoding glutamate-5-semialdehyde dehydrogenase, which yields MTVDAALDPSQATDFVAALARSARTAQREVAGASRELKDAALTGMALALREHEPEILAANAVDLERARQEGMKEGLVDRLALSEERLSGIASALHEVVGLPDPVGQVVDGQTLPNGLRVRRQRVPLGVVGVIYEARPNVTVDVAALTLKSGNAVLLRGGHAAEQTNAVIVSTLRGALEAAGLPPELVDTVDPAGRAGANALMRARGLVDVLVPRGGAGLIKTVVESSSVPVIETGSGVCHVYVDASAVLEDAVAIIVNAKTQRVGVCNAAETLLVHREVAAAYLPQAARALWERGVVLHVDDAARRVLEQEAEAAGASPLLVGATEEDWATEYGSLDLAVRVVDDVDEATEHVRRYSTGHTEAVLAQDLTVVRRFTTGVDSAVVMVNASTRFTDGGQLGLGAELGISTQKLHARGPMGLTALTTTQWLVEGEGHVRP from the coding sequence ATGACTGTGGACGCCGCCCTCGACCCCTCCCAGGCCACCGACTTCGTGGCCGCACTCGCGCGCTCGGCACGCACGGCCCAGCGCGAGGTCGCCGGGGCGAGCCGTGAGCTCAAGGACGCCGCCCTGACCGGGATGGCTCTGGCCCTGCGTGAGCATGAGCCAGAGATCCTGGCTGCCAACGCCGTTGACCTGGAGCGCGCGCGCCAGGAGGGGATGAAGGAGGGGCTGGTCGACCGTCTTGCCCTGTCCGAAGAGCGTCTGTCGGGGATCGCCTCGGCCCTTCATGAGGTGGTGGGCCTACCGGACCCGGTCGGCCAGGTGGTCGACGGCCAGACCCTGCCCAACGGGCTGCGGGTGCGTCGCCAGCGCGTGCCTCTGGGCGTCGTCGGAGTCATCTACGAGGCCCGCCCCAACGTCACCGTGGACGTCGCCGCCCTGACGCTGAAGTCCGGCAACGCGGTCCTGCTACGGGGTGGTCACGCGGCCGAGCAGACCAACGCGGTGATCGTCTCCACCTTGCGCGGAGCGCTGGAGGCGGCTGGGCTGCCGCCCGAGCTCGTGGACACGGTGGACCCGGCCGGGCGTGCTGGAGCCAACGCGCTCATGCGGGCCCGTGGGCTTGTCGACGTCCTGGTCCCGCGGGGCGGGGCGGGGCTGATCAAGACCGTGGTGGAGTCCTCCTCGGTGCCGGTGATCGAGACCGGATCAGGAGTCTGTCACGTCTATGTCGACGCCTCTGCGGTGCTGGAGGACGCGGTGGCGATCATCGTCAACGCCAAGACGCAGCGCGTGGGCGTGTGCAACGCCGCGGAGACGCTCCTGGTCCACCGTGAGGTCGCTGCCGCCTACCTGCCGCAGGCGGCACGGGCACTGTGGGAGCGGGGCGTGGTGCTGCACGTCGACGACGCCGCACGCCGGGTGCTGGAGCAGGAGGCGGAGGCAGCAGGTGCGAGCCCGCTGCTCGTGGGCGCGACGGAAGAGGACTGGGCCACGGAGTACGGCAGCCTGGACCTGGCCGTTCGGGTGGTCGACGACGTTGACGAGGCCACCGAGCACGTCCGGCGCTACTCCACCGGGCACACCGAGGCGGTCCTGGCTCAGGACCTCACGGTGGTTCGCCGCTTCACGACTGGCGTGGACAGCGCCGTCGTCATGGTCAACGCCTCCACGCGCTTCACCGATGGCGGGCAGCTGGGGCTGGGAGCCGAGCTGGGGATCTCCACGCAGAAGCTTCACGCCCGTGGCCCGATGGGCCTGACAGCGCTGACGACCACCCAGTGGCTCGTCGAGGGGGAGGGGCACGTGCGCCCCTGA
- the nadD gene encoding nicotinate-nucleotide adenylyltransferase, producing MGGTFDPIHHGHLVAASEVQNVFDLDEVIFVPTWAQPFKRDRRVSAAEHRYLMTVIATASNNRFTVSRVDIDRGGTTYTIDTLRDIAAEYPGAELFFITGADALAQILTWKDNQEIFTMAHLVGVTRPGHVLTDSGLPEDGVSLVEVPAMAISSTDCRNRVGRGAPVWYLVPDGVVQYIRKYGLYRVSQQAGPTPSMTARVARSQSLRKENNGE from the coding sequence ATGGGTGGCACCTTCGACCCGATCCACCACGGACACCTCGTGGCCGCCTCGGAGGTCCAGAACGTCTTTGACCTCGACGAGGTCATCTTCGTCCCTACCTGGGCCCAGCCCTTCAAGCGTGACCGCAGGGTCTCGGCGGCTGAGCACCGGTACCTCATGACGGTGATCGCCACGGCCTCCAACAACCGCTTCACGGTCTCCCGCGTGGACATCGACCGTGGGGGTACCACCTACACGATCGACACCCTGCGGGACATCGCTGCCGAGTACCCTGGTGCTGAGCTGTTCTTCATCACCGGTGCCGACGCGCTGGCGCAGATCCTCACCTGGAAGGACAACCAGGAGATCTTCACCATGGCGCACCTGGTGGGCGTGACCCGCCCGGGCCACGTGCTGACGGACTCCGGTCTGCCCGAGGACGGGGTCTCGCTGGTCGAGGTCCCGGCGATGGCGATCTCCTCGACCGACTGCCGCAACCGCGTGGGACGCGGGGCGCCTGTGTGGTACCTCGTGCCGGACGGGGTGGTGCAGTACATCCGTAAGTACGGGCTCTATCGTGTGAGTCAGCAAGCAGGGCCCACGCCCTCCATGACAGCGCGCGTGGCGCGGTCGCAGTCCCTTCGGAAGGAGAACAACGGTGAGTGA